One genomic window of Elaeis guineensis isolate ETL-2024a chromosome 2, EG11, whole genome shotgun sequence includes the following:
- the LOC105034227 gene encoding uncharacterized protein produces the protein MASTRPSSRYSSIDSVSSTSSPSPSPSNSKHSRNLSSFKRLISNSNGRRTPSNPVATIDDSSRALAKIRSGDLAAGKAKTGQNFGSMVRKFMEKRSNLKPGSADRTAFVVPADLIAEDLKKAAKGSNFSALHRKLFQKGGTVEPTAGKALMEVKSNTRTLAMVLRSERELLSQNKEYEAEITELRLLIEEKNREVEKLKNLCLKQREEIKALKDAILFPDVMNSQLQELLEKQGSELKQAKQVIPSLQRQVSSLTGQIQCLAEGLAEVKADKITVRTCFDGPVCSPRTPIFDQETSNSLDYSSAELVTSDYGSPDEMFLKDFNPCLTPCFSKTKSKEYNEMLGYESPDEDRYKALLSPDMFSSSRSGILSRSSEHCQRPNLVSSTARKIYKSDENKWSTTKPTSQNLF, from the exons ATGGCCTCCACCAGGCCTTCCTCTCGTTACTCCTCCATAGATTCCGTCTCCTCCacctcctccccctccccctctccctctAACAGCAAGCACAGCAGAAACCTCTCCTCTTTCAAACGCCTCATCTCCAACTCAAACGGCCGCCGGACGCCGTCCAATCCGGTCGCCACGATTGACGATTCTTCCCGCGCCCTCGCCAAGATAAGATCCGGCGATCTTGCCGCCGGGAAGGCCAAAACCGGCCAGAACTTTGGGAGCATGGTGAGGAAGTTTATGGAGAAGAGATCGAATTTGAAGCCTGGGTCGGCAGATCGGACGGCTTTCGTCGTTCCTGCTGATTTGATCGCTGAGGATCTGAAGAAGGCCGCGAAGGGCTCCAATTTCTCAGCTTTGCACCGGAAGCTGTTCCAGAAGGGCGGAACGGTGGAGCCGACAGCGGGGAAGGCGTTGATGGAGGTGAAATCCAACACACGGACATTGGCGATGGTTCTCCGCAGCGAAAGGGAGCTTCTAAGCCAAAACAAGGAGTATGAGGCGGAGATCACGGAGTTGCGCTTGCTGATTGAAGAAAAGAATCGAGAG GTGGAGAAATTGAAGAATTTATGTTTGAAGCAGAGGGAGGAGATAAAAGCATTAAAGGATGCCATTCTCTTTCCTGATGTTATGAATTCCCaacttcaggagttgttggagaAGCAGGGCTCTGAGCTGAAACAGGCTAAACAAGTCATCCCGAGTCTCCAAAGGCAGGTCTCCTCTCTCACTGGACAGATCCAATGTCTTGCAGAGGGTCTTGCTGAG GTGAAGGCAGATAAAATTACTGTAAGGACATGTTTTGATGGACCTGTCTGCTCTCCAAGAACACCAATATTTGATCAGGAGACCTCTAATTCTTTG GATTATAGCTCTGCAGAATTAGTAACGTCTGATTATGGTAGTCCTGATGAAATGTTCCTCAAGGACTTCAATCCTTGTTTGACCCCATGCTTTTCAAAGACAAAGTCTAAG GAATACAATGAGATGCTGGGTTATGAATCGCCTGATGAGGACAGATACAAGGCCCTGTTGAGCCCAGATATGTTTTCTAGCTCTCGTAGTGGAATACTGTCAAGAAGTTCCGAACATTGCCAGAGGCCTAACTTAGTCAGCAGCACTGCAAGAAAAATATACAAATCAGATGAAAACAAATGGTCAACTACAAAGCCAACATCCCAAAATCTTTTCTGA